GTGCATAACCCGTATTTCCCAGTCTTCTTTGTTTATTTTATCCTGCAAGAACAAAATAACGAAAGTATAAGCAAATGCATGCAAGGAAAACATTGAGGTGTCTGAACTCAAGCTGCTTATCTTGTAATTAAGTTTTGGTTTGATCGAAAAATCATACAGTCTGCGTACCTTTGGTATTCGATCTTGATGACACCAGCTACAGGATTAGCAATCTTGGCAAATGCTTCTTTAGATAAGTCAATGGTTCCTCCGCATCCAGGACAATGATTAACGATTTTCACCGTCACTGTGGGTGTATTCGTATAAGGATGTGGGACCGCATTAGTGGGACCTGTACAGGTAACTTTGTAGATATGTCCACAAGCAGCCCCATTGTTCCAGAATGAATCACTGGCTGCCGCAATCATCACACCCTGATCTTTGTTCCCATAGCATGCTGAATCTGCATATTCAGTTTAAAATTGTCAGTGTAACTGTGTAAGCGTTGAATGTGATATCTTCTAGTGTCTGGTCCAAAATGACCCTCGACACCGGAGTGCTTTGGGGGAAATAGAGAGATAAGTTTACTTACGACCGTAGCTACTGTAAAAGGTTGCGGTGCCACTATCTGCAGTTACCAAAGAACAATAGCTGATTAAAACTAGTACTAGTGCAAGAGATATGAGAAAGGGGGAACTTGCTGCCATTCTTTGCTTTACTTAAAACTAAGGATCGATGAAGTGATTTACTGTGTGGGTATCTTCCTCGATgagtgaagatgaagatttgataTTCACTATTTATAGATGGATTACCAGAAAAAGACCTACCTTTTATGGGGCGGGGGAGTATTAATAACTTTGCATTGTTATTACTTGACTTATTGGTATTTTGTTAGGTTGATCACATATGTGCTGGTAGACTAAATATAAGTGTTGCGCGTCCGGTGGACTTCCTTCATCAATAATATGTACATAGCATGTAATATTCAGATTGCGTCAATGAAAAATCCTCTCCTAAAATTTTCAATGATACGAATATGGTTGAAGATTGGCTCATTCACTGAAAAAAATTTCTATCAATTTATATTTATTTGGGTATGACATTGTAAGCACCCGGATTTGGCGTAGCCGAAGGAGAAAGAATGGGGGCAGGGATAATATAAAACCTAAGCCACCATTAATGATGACGTGGAAAATATGGGTTGCCCTTTAAAGAATGATCAGTGGTTATCCAAATAAACCTCATTGTAATGTACACGTGTACGACTAATGTTGGGAGTCTTGCAAGAAAATGTATTAGGGCATACGTGCATCTTAATGTCAGGCTTTGTTTATAAAAGGAGACCAATCCTCCAGAAAATTGTACTGTTGGGATTAGTCTCTTGTAATACTTCACTAATTTCGGGGTGTTTACAGACATCTTGTGATTTACTATTATACAATCAGTCAATGTACTAGAAATTCAATTCAAGATCCCTTCCCTTTCTACTTCTTTCTACGTTAATCGACTTTTCTACGAGCTTTGCCCAACTGATCGATTATACTCTTCAGGACTCGTATCAAAGAACATAATAAGCAATAACTTATAAGCATTTTTACTTGAGAGAATTTTCAGCTTAAAATTCGAAACCTTGATACTATAATTAATTAGTATTGCGAGCCTTATAGGCTTATTTACGTACCGTTGGAAGATAATGTTGATAAAAACCTCCTTGTTTACTAAAAGGTCTAGCCCAAGACTGTCCATTGCTAATATGAAGTTTAAGAAACTCTGTTCGGAATCTGCTACTGGTTTGGAATCCCCAATCTCGTAGGCTGAATGTTTAGTGGCCCTAAAAGGTTTGAGTACGCCTGGTCCAGACGTTTTCCAAGTGACGATCATTAGAAAATGCTGCCATTTTATGAAAGATGATATCTTGAAGGTGGTCAAAGATTTCAATGGATGGGGCACTTTAAACTGGAGGTTAACGAATTATTTTGTTTCTTTCAATATTCCTAAAAAGCAAGTTGTCGAATAGATAAAAGATTTTCGACTGGTTGGCTTTCTaaacaacatttacaaatgattAGCAAAGTATTGGCTGAGAGATTGAAAGGGGTTTTTCCTTCAGTAATTTCTCAATAACAGTTGGCTTCCCTCCATGGGAGACAAATTCTTGATAGTGCTCTTCTCGCTAATGAATGTATGGATTCTCGAATCAAGAGCGGTATTCCTGGTGTTATTTGTAAAATTGACTCTGAAAAAACGTTCGACCATGTTTCATGGGAGTTTGTAGACGAAGTTCTTGGAAAGATGGGATTTGGCTAATTATGGCGCAAGTGGATTCA
This is a stretch of genomic DNA from Papaver somniferum cultivar HN1 chromosome 1, ASM357369v1, whole genome shotgun sequence. It encodes these proteins:
- the LOC113359012 gene encoding putative EG45-like domain containing protein 1; this translates as MAASSPFLISLALVLVLISYCSLVTADSGTATFYSSYGHSACYGNKDQGVMIAAASDSFWNNGAACGHIYKVTCTGPTNAVPHPYTNTPTVTVKIVNHCPGCGGTIDLSKEAFAKIANPVAGVIKIEYQRIK